CGACTCTGGCAGACGAGTTGTGTCTAGGTCCCGTCTGCCAGAAAAACGTCGGAGGTGGCTACACGCCCAGCGGCTCTCCCTTGAGCATGTTTCCATTCGCGGTGTCCGGCACCGTTAGTCACTCGTTCCTCGAACGCTACGCCGTAACGTTCGACTTTACGCATATGCGTTTGCTTATGACTTAGTGCAGGTAGTTTTCGCTACGGTCGTCCAGGCGCCATGAACGCTGGCTTCGCTAAGATCGTACTGCTTGGCCATCCCAAGCATTGTGAACGTGTCTCGAATCGGCGTTGCCGAGCCATTTGTGAGGTAAAACGTGCCCGTCCAGCGGATCGTTCTTCCTGACTGTTGCGTCGATTCATATCCGTAGTTGCCGCCTGAGTCGACAAAGGGACTAAACCAAGTCTTTGTGCTTGGAACGTACGCGTAGTAAACGGTTACGTCTCCATTGGGACTCGTTGTATGCACGACGAGGCCGCTGCCGTCCTTCACCCTTGTCACGGTGAGGCTCGTCGACGGCAGTGCACCTAGCTTCGACGCTGCCAGGGTATTTCTGCAAGACCACGTGCCGATTAACCAATCGTAGCCGTTCGGCCCTGCTCCAACGGACATTGCTCCTGAAGCACCATCCGCCAGCGCGGGAATGAACGACGCGCAAAGCGCGGTAATAACGACAAGCAATTGTTTCATGTTTAGTACGCGCCGATGCCGTTCGGCGTTCCCCATCCAGTCGGCCCGTCGTAGCCTTTGCCCGCAATACAAAGGTAGTTGCCGCAGTTTCCGTTGCTCCCGCTCGTGATATCGTGCAGATCCTTCTTGTACTTGTGCTTCTTGAGCGTCCAGAACTTTTCGGCAGCGTTCTGACTGCTGGCGTTTCCGGCAAGCCCAAAGACTCCCGCGTTGATCGGCGCGGCCGCACTCGTCCCGCCAACGGTAAACCAGCCGCCTTCGTTACTGTCGTACTCAGCGAGCTGCCAGGCAACGGCCGATATATCGGCTTCGGTTCGCCCGGTGCAATCGGGATCGTGCTGCCACGACGGCTTCGCAATATTGGTCGCGCAATCCGAGCCGGAGCCATCCCAGGCCGTTTCGGAATACGTCGAGCCGCTCTTCGATAGCACCGTTCCGCCAACCGAAACGACGCTGCCGAAAACCGCCGGCTCTTCGTAGACGCCGTAACCATCGTCACCCGACGCGAAAAGATATTCGACGCCGGGGCTCTCGAAATACGACGGGCTGGCGCAGCCGACGCCGTTGCAATACCAGCTATTGCTGATAATATGTGCGCCAAGCGTCACGGCTTCGGCCTCGGCTGTCTCGAGATCGCTCGGGTTCTGACTGTTGGCTTCGATTAGATAGATCGTGCACTTCGGGCAGGCCGCCGAAACCATTTCGATGTCGAGATCTTCTTCGACGCACCAGCCGCCACCATAACGTGACGCGCAGCTGACCGGGTAGTTTTGCATCTGCCCGGTTTGATTATACTTTGTGAAATTTGCGGTGCCGAGACCGAACTCATTGCGATATGTCGCCAAGTCCGAGCTCGCGTTCGGTTCGTCTAAGGCGTCGACCACCGCGACGATCTGCCCCGATCCATTCGTCGAGGACGGGAGATTGTAGCGCGCCTCTATATCGGCGGGTGCCCAACCCGCGATCGCGGGGTCGAGCCCGCCTTTCGACTGGATCAGGGCTAAACATTGCGCTTCGCCGCGGCGCGACGTTTCGCAGGCGCGCCTCGCGAGGCCCTTGGCCTCCCAATCCGGCATGGCGATAGAATGTCGTTGCGCGGCCGGCGCGCTCGTGGCTCCAGGGATGTTGGAGCTGCCACCGCTGCATGCCGAGAGAACGACGGCTGAAACGAGCGGCGCGACGAGTCTGAAAGATGCGTTCATACTGCTCCTTTGTTGTCAGGGCTGGGGGCCCAGCAAGCGTTCGCCGGGCCAAGCCCGACACCTCGCCTTCGCAAAGGGAGTGGGGATCATTCGGTCATCTGGTTAATCGGCTGATTCGTCGCTAGCGCTCCCGAGGAGATTTCGAACATGACGCATGATGCACCGCAACGGTCAGAGATCGATCGTTACGTCGAACGGGCTCGACGTTCGCGCGCGCGGATTTCGACGTCGCATGGTGACATCGTCTTCGATTTTTTTGCTGACGATGCACCGATGCACTCGGCGGCTTTTATGAAGCTTGCCGAGGCGGGCTTTTACGATGGGCTACGCTTTCATCGCGTCGAACCGGGCTTCGTCGTGCAAGGCGGCGATCCGAAAGGCGATGGAACGGGAGGTCCGGGGTACCATCTCAAAGCTGAGTTTAGCAATCGCCCGCATGTGCGTGGAACCGTAGCAATGGCGCGGTCCTCCAAACCTGACTCGGCTGGATCTCAATTCTACATCTGCCTAGACGACGCGCGCTTCCTCGACGGCCAGTATACGGTCTTCGGTCAGATGACCGACGGCTTCGACGCGCTCGATGCGATCAAACGCGGTGACGCAATGACGAGCGTATCCATCGAACCTCGCGTCACCTCCCCGCCGGAGGGCTAGCCGTCTACGGCGTGAACCCGTTTCCGTTGTAAGCGGCAACCGGCTCGCTTAGATAACCCGCACCGATTGTAGTTTGGATGAAGCCGCGGTCCATGTCGACTTCGACAGCTTCTGCCGGGTTCGATGTGCTCGACCGCATCGCGCCCCAGACCAGGTGTCCGTCGTTATGCAGATTGCAGAACCCAGCCCACCCTAACGTGTAACCCTGCGGAAGATCGACAACGCCGCGTTCGCGCGAATCGGCGATCTGATATCGCGCTAAGAAAGCCTCGTCGCCATAGAGGGCAAGCCGGTCGGTCGTTGTGAAGCCACAGGTGGCGCTTTCGACTGTATATTTATACGCGCAGTTGCCCGGCTGATCGACGGGACACTCGTACATATAGGTAGAGCCAAGGTCCAGGCTCACGGGGGCGTACAACGTGCTGCCACGTACGGAAATCCCCGTCATGCGAGACGCTCCGGTCTCGCTACCCACGAGATAGGTTTTCCCAATGGTGGTCGATCCGTACGGGTACATCACGACGTCTTCGGCGATGACGTTCTTCTCGAACTCGCGATCCTCGACATAGAGATTGTCGTCGGCGTCGACGGTCATAGTTCCGGCATAGCCGGGCGTCGAGTACTCTGCGACCTCGCCATTCAGTTCGTGGGTCAATTCGTGAATTTTGAAGGTGCCGTCCGTCGAGTAGAGGGTGTCGACGTAGACGTGTCCTTTGCTATCGGTGACGACATCGAACGGAATTTGACTGAATTTTTTTTCTGCGACCTTGTTGCCATAACGATCAAACGCCATCACGGCTTTCAGCGCGCGGTCGGCCACGTAAAGATAGCCGGCAGAATTTGCTTCGCGACCGCCGAGCGGAAGTGCTTGCGAGGTCGAATCGCTCGCGGCCGAGGGACTGGCGCAGCCGGCAAGTGCGAATAGCGCCGCTGTCATCAGAACGCGTTTAACGGAAGTCTCCTTTCGGGCTAAAGGGTCTTCGTCTTTTCCGGCCGCTACCGGCTGGTCCAAATGTTAGCACTCCTGCCCTCGCCGGGCAAGGCTGCCGGCGCCGAAACAAGGCGCTCTACGCCGCGGTAGCTCGGCCGTGAGCGTACCGATTTACCGGCTCTACTTGCTTCGGGCGGCATACGTCTTGCTCGTGGTGGGACTCGGATCCCAGATATGGCCAGCCATTCTGACGCCCGCGAAGTCGTGGGAGCTTATGCACGGGGTTGTCGAGTCTATGCTGGGAGCACTCTCCCTTTTGGCAATCCTCGGGCTTCGATATCCCCTGCAAATGCTGCCTCTGCTCTTCTTCGAAATGACGTGGAAAGCGATCTGGCTTCTCCGGGTCGCTCTACCTCTGTGGCTGACGCACCGGATGGACGCGGACACGGCCGCAACGACGGCTCAATGCCTCGTCGTCGTGATTTTCCTCGTCCTCATACCGTGGCGCTACGTCTTCCAGAACTATGTAAAGCGAGCCGGCGATCCGTGGATGCGTCACGCGGCAGCTTCAGAATGACGCGGCACTGACCTCACCGAATAATTGATGATGCTTCGTCGTCTGCTCGTAGCGACCGTTGCCGGCGCTGGCTTGACAGCTTGCACGCATTCCGATTATATGCCCAACGTCATCCAACTGAGTCCCAATGGTACGGCGTCAAACCCCGTCAAGCAATCGGTCACGTCGTCGTTTACGCTCACTGCCGTCGAAGACGGGTACACGGGACAGTTCACCGCGCAAACGATCGTAGGGGAATGCTGGGTCGTCCAATCACCGGTTACGAGCGGTGGCGCATGGACCGTCGTGCCGCAGGGAAGCACGTGCAACAGCAACCACGACGTTGAGAAGATTCAAGTCAAGGATACCAACGGCCATTCGGCCGACACCTACATTCAATCCGTCTAGCGTCGGTGCGGCTTTCGCCTGAAAAGTAAGAACCGCACCGTGAAGATGCGGTTCCGGCATACTAAGCCATTGGACTTACCTCTAGCTTTACGTTGCGTAGTTATTCTACCGCATCGTCCAGGGTTTTAAACGCGACCAGTTTGGCCGCCGCAATGTCTTCGCAGCCGAGCCCGAGCGACTTGAAGACGGTCGTCGCGGCGGGCGGCGGCGCTTCCTTGAGGCCCGCGAAGAGCTCGCCGATCTCCGCAAAAATTTCCGCCTTAGCAAGGATGACGTCACCCGCTTCCGTCGCGGCGGCCTCGCGCGAATCAACGAAGACCACGTTGCGCATCGCGACGTCGTCGAGTTCTCGCCAATCGGGGCGTGCCGAGCCGATTGCATTGACGTGCGCGCCCGGTTTGAGCCAAGCCCCGCGAAGCACGGGCTCACGCGCGCCCGTCGCCGTTACGACGACGTCCGCGCCTCGCACTGCTTCTTCCGCCGAGTCTACCGCCCGCACACCGTACTCCCTCGCGAAGCGCTGGGCGTGCGCAAAGGTTTGGCTCCAGACGCGCACGTCGGAGAAGCGCCGCACGCGCGAGAGCGCCGCCAGATGCGAACGCGCCTGAACGCCACTTCCGAGCAGGGCTAGGGCATGGCTGTCGGGCGATGCCAGGTACTTCGTCGCGGCAGCCGAGACAGCCGCCGTTCGCATCTCTGTGATAAGCCGGCCATCCATCGTCGCGATCGGATTCCCGCTTTGCGTATCGTAGAGCACGATCGTCGCATGATGCGTTGGGATGCCACGGTTGGAATTGATGGGATAGAACGTCACGAACTTCAGCCCCATGACCTCGCCCACCACGGCGGGCATGATGCCGACGTAACGTTGGCGCTCCTCGACGGTAATAATCGATCGAACCGGCTGAACAAGGTTGCCACGAGAAAATTCTGCGAGCACGCACTCCATTGCGGCGATGAGCTCATCCCACTCGAGTCGACAAGCGACGCCGTCTTCATCAAAGTGCCGCATGAGGCGACGAGGAGGTTCTACGGCGCTCTCTCGCATACCGCTCCTCGGCATGAAGGAAGCGGAACGACTCGCCGCTCTTGGTTATCGGCAAGAACTATCGCGAGTACTTTCACTGTTCGACAATTTTTCTGTCGCCTTCAGCTACTTGAGCCCGATGGTCGGGATATATTCACTCTATACTCTGGGTCTGGGCACAGGCGGTCCGCGCTACATTTGGACGATCCCGCTCGTCGTCGGCGGGATGATGCTCGTCGCGCTGGTGTTCGGAGAACTCGCCAGCGAATATCCCCTCTCCGGAGCGCTGTATCAGTACGGCAAGTTTAGCGTCGGGCCGAGATATGGATGGTTCATCGGATGGGTGTACGGCTTTGCGCTGCTGGCGACGGTTGCTTCGGTCGACTCAGGCGCCGTCGGTTACGTTACCTCGCTATCGAACCTCTGGATAAAAACGCATCTCGATCCCGCAAATCATCTAACGATCTTCTCCATCGCCGGCTCCATTATTCTCTTGTCAGCCATTTTGAACTGGACCGGTGCGAAAGTGATGGGGCGGATCGCGCGTTTCGGCGTCTACGTGGAAAGCATCGGAACTTTTGGAGTCTTCATCGCCTTGGCGATTTATGGATTCCATCAGCATTTCGATTTTGTTTTTTCTTCGCAGAACGTGGAGCACGTCAGGAGTAATCCGCTGGGTTTGGATTTTGGAGGCCGCTGGGGAGCTGCCGCGCTTGTCGCCATTCTTGCCAACGTTTATATCTTCTACGGTTTTGAATCCGCAGGAGACATTTCCGAGGAGACCGTTGAAGCGCAACGCCAGGTTCCACGCGCCATGCGCAACGCATTGCTCTACGGTGGCATCGCATCGTTCGTTCTCGTTCTTGGTTTGCTCCTCGCGACGCCGGC
This Candidatus Eremiobacterota bacterium DNA region includes the following protein-coding sequences:
- a CDS encoding peptidylprolyl isomerase, which translates into the protein MTHDAPQRSEIDRYVERARRSRARISTSHGDIVFDFFADDAPMHSAAFMKLAEAGFYDGLRFHRVEPGFVVQGGDPKGDGTGGPGYHLKAEFSNRPHVRGTVAMARSSKPDSAGSQFYICLDDARFLDGQYTVFGQMTDGFDALDAIKRGDAMTSVSIEPRVTSPPEG
- a CDS encoding amino acid permease — protein: MKEAERLAALGYRQELSRVLSLFDNFSVAFSYLSPMVGIYSLYTLGLGTGGPRYIWTIPLVVGGMMLVALVFGELASEYPLSGALYQYGKFSVGPRYGWFIGWVYGFALLATVASVDSGAVGYVTSLSNLWIKTHLDPANHLTIFSIAGSIILLSAILNWTGAKVMGRIARFGVYVESIGTFGVFIALAIYGFHQHFDFVFSSQNVEHVRSNPLGLDFGGRWGAAALVAILANVYIFYGFESAGDISEETVEAQRQVPRAMRNALLYGGIASFVLVLGLLLATPANGIGGVVNGGINTVLAVLPGWLQDFFLVIVIVAFFSCGTAVQGAGARVAFALARDGGLPMSRQIRSLSPRYHTPANAILIGTVVPFLFLLLVLINPSKPVHLLWFDYPAHVNALYALVSFATSGIYLAFLLTVVGAVVARARGWRPSGAFTLGRWGLPVTLCGGLYLALILLDILWPSSLSSGRAIFNYGWVTLLITALIAGIGGTYESLARPDRAMARETTNPRG
- a CDS encoding peptidase S8, with protein sequence MNASFRLVAPLVSAVVLSACSGGSSNIPGATSAPAAQRHSIAMPDWEAKGLARRACETSRRGEAQCLALIQSKGGLDPAIAGWAPADIEARYNLPSSTNGSGQIVAVVDALDEPNASSDLATYRNEFGLGTANFTKYNQTGQMQNYPVSCASRYGGGWCVEEDLDIEMVSAACPKCTIYLIEANSQNPSDLETAEAEAVTLGAHIISNSWYCNGVGCASPSYFESPGVEYLFASGDDGYGVYEEPAVFGSVVSVGGTVLSKSGSTYSETAWDGSGSDCATNIAKPSWQHDPDCTGRTEADISAVAWQLAEYDSNEGGWFTVGGTSAAAPINAGVFGLAGNASSQNAAEKFWTLKKHKYKKDLHDITSGSNGNCGNYLCIAGKGYDGPTGWGTPNGIGAY
- a CDS encoding NAD(P)-binding domain-containing protein, which produces MRHFDEDGVACRLEWDELIAAMECVLAEFSRGNLVQPVRSIITVEERQRYVGIMPAVVGEVMGLKFVTFYPINSNRGIPTHHATIVLYDTQSGNPIATMDGRLITEMRTAAVSAAATKYLASPDSHALALLGSGVQARSHLAALSRVRRFSDVRVWSQTFAHAQRFAREYGVRAVDSAEEAVRGADVVVTATGAREPVLRGAWLKPGAHVNAIGSARPDWRELDDVAMRNVVFVDSREAAATEAGDVILAKAEIFAEIGELFAGLKEAPPPAATTVFKSLGLGCEDIAAAKLVAFKTLDDAVE